In Oleiharenicola lentus, the following are encoded in one genomic region:
- a CDS encoding PQQ-dependent sugar dehydrogenase: MHTPVRVLLTLAASGFAATLLAQPAPRKDVAKIYQEICANCHGAQLEGGQAPSMLDDQWANGTGTDADLARVISDGVLEKGMPAFHSLMSEADVRAMVIFIREQRASYKRQRATQKLPGGAIPTQEHRFRIETVADGLSTPWSIAFLPDGRTLVTEKPGRLRVIADGKLQPSAIKGTPAVRDGGQGGLLEVAAHPDFAKNGWIYLAYSDPAKDKDGKEVSLTKIVRGRLKDGAWVEEEKIWQAPLELYRPGGGVHFGCRIAFDGAGYLYFSHGERGRQQDAQDLTRPNGKIHRIHDDGRIPADNPFVNTPGAFPSIWTYGNRNPQGLDFDPRTGLLWETEHGPRGGDELNLIKPGVNYGWPVITYGMNYDGSPITANTAREGMEQPVTYWVPSIAVCGIDFYEGTLFPKWTGNLFVSSLAQQELRRLVIAGDQVVSQEIVLKDIGRLRDVQCAPDGSIWVAVNDPGSIIRLVPAD; encoded by the coding sequence ATGCACACCCCCGTCCGCGTTTTACTGACCCTCGCCGCCAGCGGCTTTGCCGCCACGCTCCTCGCCCAGCCCGCCCCCCGCAAGGACGTCGCCAAGATCTACCAGGAGATCTGCGCCAACTGCCACGGCGCCCAGCTGGAGGGCGGCCAGGCCCCCTCCATGCTCGACGACCAGTGGGCCAACGGCACCGGCACCGATGCCGATCTCGCCCGCGTGATCAGCGACGGCGTGCTGGAGAAGGGCATGCCGGCGTTCCACTCGCTGATGAGCGAGGCCGACGTCCGCGCGATGGTGATCTTCATCCGTGAGCAGCGCGCCAGCTACAAGCGGCAGCGCGCCACGCAAAAACTCCCCGGCGGCGCCATTCCCACGCAGGAGCACCGTTTCCGCATCGAGACTGTCGCCGACGGCCTGTCCACGCCGTGGAGCATCGCCTTCCTGCCCGACGGCCGCACGCTCGTTACCGAAAAACCGGGCCGGCTCCGCGTGATCGCCGACGGCAAGCTCCAGCCCTCTGCCATCAAGGGCACCCCCGCGGTCCGCGACGGCGGCCAGGGCGGCCTGCTCGAGGTCGCGGCGCATCCCGACTTCGCCAAGAACGGCTGGATCTACCTCGCCTACTCCGACCCGGCCAAGGACAAGGACGGCAAGGAAGTCAGCCTCACCAAGATCGTGCGCGGCCGCCTCAAGGACGGTGCCTGGGTGGAGGAGGAGAAAATCTGGCAGGCGCCGCTCGAGCTGTATCGCCCCGGCGGCGGCGTGCATTTCGGCTGCCGCATCGCCTTCGACGGCGCCGGCTATCTGTATTTCTCGCATGGCGAGCGCGGCCGCCAGCAGGACGCCCAGGACCTCACCCGCCCCAACGGCAAGATTCACCGCATTCACGACGACGGCCGCATCCCGGCCGACAACCCCTTCGTCAACACGCCCGGGGCCTTCCCCTCGATCTGGACCTACGGCAACCGCAACCCGCAGGGCCTCGACTTCGACCCACGCACCGGCCTCCTCTGGGAAACCGAGCACGGCCCGCGCGGCGGCGACGAACTCAACCTCATCAAGCCCGGCGTGAACTACGGCTGGCCCGTCATCACCTACGGCATGAACTACGACGGCTCGCCCATCACCGCCAACACCGCCCGCGAAGGCATGGAGCAGCCCGTCACCTACTGGGTGCCGTCGATCGCCGTGTGCGGCATCGATTTCTACGAGGGCACGCTATTTCCCAAGTGGACGGGAAACCTCTTTGTCAGCTCGCTCGCCCAGCAGGAGCTCCGCCGTCTCGTCATCGCCGGCGACCAGGTCGTGAGCCAGGAGATCGTCCTCAAGGACATCGGCCGCCTGCGCGATGTGCAGTGCGCCCCCGACGGCAGCATCTGGGTCGCCGTGAACGACCCCGGCAGCATCATCCGCCTGGTGCCCGCCGACTGA
- a CDS encoding arylamine N-acetyltransferase family protein, with translation MDLDAYFARIGYTGPRTPTHGTLAAILRAQVQTIPFENLDVLLGRPIRTDLESVQRKLVYDRRGGYCFEQNQLLLQALRALGFTAQPLIGRARWLVPAEVITGLTHLLVHVTLDGRDWLADAGMGSVSLTAPLEMREGLEQETPHDRRRLVRRDGHLVQQVCFAGAWQDINLFRPEPAAPVDLEMGNWYSHTHPQAHFRNNLLVARATPDGRRTLFNREFTVRHRDGRADKRELATADELLAVLAEHFDLHFPAGTRFGAPGAPWPV, from the coding sequence GTGGACCTCGACGCGTATTTCGCCCGCATTGGTTACACCGGTCCGCGCACGCCGACCCACGGGACCCTGGCGGCCATCCTGCGTGCGCAGGTGCAGACGATCCCGTTTGAGAACCTCGACGTGCTGCTCGGCCGGCCGATCCGCACCGATCTCGAATCCGTCCAGCGCAAACTCGTTTACGATCGGCGCGGCGGCTACTGTTTCGAGCAGAATCAACTGCTGCTCCAGGCTTTGCGGGCGTTGGGCTTCACGGCCCAGCCGCTGATTGGCCGCGCGCGGTGGCTGGTGCCGGCGGAAGTCATCACCGGCCTCACGCACCTGCTGGTGCACGTGACCCTCGACGGCCGCGACTGGCTGGCCGACGCCGGCATGGGCTCGGTCTCGCTCACCGCCCCGCTCGAAATGCGTGAGGGCCTCGAGCAAGAAACCCCGCACGACCGCCGGCGCCTTGTGCGGCGCGACGGTCATCTCGTCCAGCAGGTCTGCTTCGCCGGAGCATGGCAGGACATCAATCTGTTCCGTCCCGAGCCGGCCGCCCCCGTGGACCTGGAAATGGGCAACTGGTATAGCCACACCCACCCGCAGGCGCATTTCCGCAACAACCTGCTGGTCGCCCGCGCCACGCCCGACGGCCGCCGCACGCTCTTTAACCGCGAGTTCACCGTCCGCCACCGCGACGGCCGCGCCGACAAGCGCGAGCTCGCCACCGCCGACGAGCTCCTCGCCGTGCTCGCCGAGCACTTCGACCTGCACTTCCCCGCCGGCACCCGTTTCGGCGCCCCCGGCGCCCCTTGGCCGGTGTAA
- a CDS encoding DUF5069 domain-containing protein, giving the protein MPRVEGLRSPYDKTLGGLHHLGRMLDKIRLMQAGALPEHFHRNYGLSIGLDGQLCGFLNVTFEDVEAQVKAGRTDVEVAEWIFTTGLRPNRSQTHVWNEHSRKIGWNDRVAAFNAKVKTEPGWDHLTAITSFDLIEQSEDREPPAMKG; this is encoded by the coding sequence ATGCCCCGCGTTGAAGGCCTGCGATCCCCTTACGACAAAACCCTCGGCGGCCTGCACCACCTCGGTCGCATGCTCGACAAGATCCGTCTGATGCAGGCGGGCGCGCTGCCCGAGCACTTTCATCGCAACTACGGCCTGTCCATCGGCCTCGACGGCCAGCTCTGCGGCTTCCTCAACGTGACGTTCGAGGACGTCGAGGCGCAGGTGAAGGCCGGCCGCACCGACGTCGAGGTCGCCGAGTGGATCTTCACGACCGGCCTGCGCCCCAACCGCTCGCAGACCCACGTGTGGAACGAGCACTCGCGCAAGATCGGTTGGAACGACCGCGTCGCCGCCTTCAACGCCAAGGTGAAGACCGAGCCCGGCTGGGACCACCTCACCGCGATCACTTCCTTCGACCTGATCGAGCAGAGCGAAGACCGCGAACCGCCGGCGATGAAAGGGTGA
- a CDS encoding TonB-dependent siderophore receptor, producing MNPTKPRLLPRATVAALLLSSAVLASAQTTAPEKKEDVITLPTFTITEEPVNPYVSKQALSSSRVAMDIQDIPQTISVVTADFMQDSMSFRMLDAAKYVTPVTESTLPTGGDRYTIRGFQVSHEFVDGMEISGADGYSASMMSYNIERIEVIKGPNAILVPGGAAGGQMNPITKSPIMKDQASYTLELAQYKGNAFSFDVNRVVSADKGIAARVVGAVWKNDGYSKNYFRDGFMLAPSISIQLSPAHKLTFKGEMMRNQETNGVFLPIDPSVGSDDYAIIAKGLPRDWSFGNESDRRDRETERLTMELLSELGEHVSSRLQLTGNHVVREDQGTTSGSIAGITITRNPTTGKYEPGKVWSVDQTGAVAIPSVTNVALPDPSTYVYGRTAGSDHLYYNELHLRNDYAIKFEGEGWKSTTITGLAANAVKTHWKSFPAYNRGNVANNNLAGITYPDWSFAQPSVPANGQNRKAKQHDYQFFVFENLSLLQDKLIVSGGVSRFQGELTRVDTTGIQPTPFPSYSLADTAKSYGVVVKPTKEISLFYSHNTSGGTMPGSLSAGNVAPTFRASVGDQDEYGIKTSFLDGKLTASFAWFDITSSNYAVPNSEYYVLIAQGNLAAANALQNPLYLDLTSKGWEFEGSYTATKNLTLIGNYTDYKMRQPTGVRLRGVSDTSYGFYADYRFSEGSLAGFGVNVGVDYRSDLVGENVNAFTTTKPLAGGVLVPQQPSFKIAPRTIVNLGFTYRAKDWTARLQVNNALDKDYILGGINRNSMMVGDPVNLKFSVTYKH from the coding sequence ATGAACCCGACCAAACCCCGCCTGTTGCCCCGCGCAACCGTCGCGGCGCTGTTGCTCAGCTCCGCCGTCCTGGCCTCCGCCCAGACCACCGCCCCCGAGAAAAAGGAGGACGTCATCACCCTCCCAACGTTCACCATCACGGAAGAACCCGTGAACCCCTACGTCTCCAAGCAGGCGCTCTCCTCCTCGCGCGTCGCGATGGACATCCAGGACATCCCGCAGACCATCTCCGTCGTCACCGCCGACTTCATGCAGGACTCGATGAGCTTCCGCATGCTCGACGCGGCCAAATACGTGACCCCCGTCACCGAGTCCACGCTGCCCACCGGCGGCGACCGCTACACGATCCGCGGCTTCCAGGTCTCGCACGAGTTCGTGGACGGCATGGAAATCTCCGGCGCCGACGGCTACAGCGCCTCGATGATGAGCTACAACATCGAGCGCATCGAGGTCATCAAGGGCCCCAACGCCATCCTCGTCCCCGGCGGCGCGGCCGGCGGCCAGATGAACCCGATCACCAAGTCGCCGATCATGAAGGACCAGGCCAGCTACACGCTCGAGCTCGCCCAATACAAGGGCAACGCCTTCAGCTTCGACGTGAACCGCGTGGTCTCCGCCGACAAGGGCATCGCCGCCCGCGTGGTGGGTGCGGTCTGGAAAAACGACGGTTACTCCAAGAATTACTTCCGCGACGGATTCATGCTGGCCCCGTCCATCTCGATCCAGCTCTCCCCGGCGCACAAGCTCACCTTCAAGGGCGAGATGATGCGCAACCAGGAGACCAATGGTGTCTTCCTGCCGATTGATCCGAGTGTCGGCAGCGACGACTACGCCATCATCGCCAAGGGCCTCCCCCGCGACTGGTCGTTCGGCAACGAATCCGACCGCCGTGACCGCGAGACCGAGCGCCTGACCATGGAACTGCTCTCCGAGCTGGGCGAGCACGTCAGCTCCCGCCTGCAGCTGACCGGCAACCACGTCGTGCGCGAGGACCAGGGCACCACCAGCGGCTCGATCGCCGGCATCACCATCACCCGCAACCCGACCACGGGCAAATATGAGCCGGGCAAGGTTTGGAGCGTGGACCAGACCGGCGCCGTCGCCATCCCGTCCGTGACCAACGTGGCCCTGCCCGATCCGAGCACCTACGTCTATGGCCGCACGGCCGGTTCCGACCATCTCTACTACAACGAGCTGCACCTCCGCAACGACTACGCCATCAAGTTCGAGGGCGAGGGCTGGAAGTCCACCACCATCACCGGTCTCGCCGCCAACGCCGTGAAGACCCACTGGAAGAGCTTCCCCGCCTACAACCGCGGCAACGTCGCCAACAACAACCTCGCGGGCATCACCTACCCCGACTGGTCGTTTGCCCAGCCCTCCGTTCCCGCCAACGGCCAGAACCGCAAGGCCAAGCAGCATGACTACCAGTTCTTCGTCTTCGAGAACCTGAGCCTGCTGCAGGACAAGCTCATCGTCTCCGGCGGTGTCTCGCGCTTCCAGGGCGAGCTCACCCGCGTGGACACGACCGGCATCCAACCCACGCCGTTCCCGAGCTACAGCCTGGCCGACACGGCCAAGAGCTACGGTGTAGTCGTGAAGCCCACCAAGGAGATCTCGCTCTTCTACAGCCACAACACCTCCGGCGGCACCATGCCCGGCTCGCTCAGTGCCGGCAACGTCGCCCCGACCTTCCGCGCCTCGGTCGGCGACCAGGACGAATACGGCATCAAGACCTCGTTCCTCGACGGCAAGCTCACCGCCTCGTTCGCCTGGTTCGACATCACCTCGTCGAACTACGCCGTGCCGAACAGCGAATACTACGTCCTGATCGCCCAGGGTAACCTCGCCGCCGCCAACGCCCTCCAGAACCCGCTCTACCTCGACCTCACCTCCAAGGGCTGGGAATTCGAGGGCAGCTACACCGCCACAAAGAACCTGACGCTCATCGGCAACTACACCGACTACAAGATGCGCCAGCCCACCGGCGTGCGCCTCCGCGGCGTGTCCGACACGAGCTACGGCTTCTATGCCGACTACCGCTTCAGCGAGGGCTCGCTCGCCGGCTTCGGCGTAAACGTCGGCGTGGACTACCGCAGCGACCTCGTGGGCGAGAACGTCAACGCCTTCACCACCACCAAGCCGCTCGCCGGCGGCGTGCTGGTGCCGCAGCAGCCCAGCTTCAAGATCGCCCCGCGCACCATCGTGAACCTCGGCTTCACCTACCGCGCCAAGGACTGGACCGCGCGCCTGCAGGTCAACAACGCCCTCGACAAGGACTACATCCTCGGCGGCATCAACCGCAACTCGATGATGGTCGGCGACCCGGTCAACCTGAAGTTCTCGGTCACCTACAAGCACTGA
- a CDS encoding sialate O-acetylesterase has translation MHPAPLRALLACLLLVNLAPAQTPPALSPANGLASMKIFLLIGQSNMAGRGKVESGDQTPHPRVWVLNKELAWVPAVDPLHFDRPERIGTGLGKTFGAVIADANPDAVIGLVPAAFGGSALDEWAPGRTHYVNAVARAKEALKRGQLAGILWHQGESDRAPDQAATYADRFKKFITQLRADLGAPDVPVIVGEIGRFCPNEGPVNAALRSLPALVPHCALVSSDGLPGRPEEPEVLHFESPGFRELGRRYAQAWREMNIQR, from the coding sequence ATGCACCCCGCCCCGCTGCGCGCCCTGCTGGCGTGCCTGTTGCTTGTGAACCTCGCCCCCGCCCAAACTCCACCTGCCCTGAGCCCGGCAAACGGGCTCGCCTCCATGAAAATCTTCCTGCTCATCGGCCAGTCCAACATGGCCGGACGCGGCAAGGTCGAGTCCGGGGACCAAACACCGCATCCGCGGGTATGGGTGTTGAACAAGGAACTCGCCTGGGTGCCGGCCGTGGACCCGCTGCACTTCGACCGGCCCGAGCGCATCGGCACGGGCCTCGGCAAGACCTTTGGTGCGGTCATCGCCGACGCCAACCCCGATGCGGTCATCGGCCTCGTACCCGCGGCCTTCGGCGGCAGCGCCCTCGACGAATGGGCGCCGGGGCGGACGCACTACGTGAACGCCGTCGCCCGCGCCAAGGAGGCGCTCAAGCGCGGCCAGCTCGCCGGCATCCTCTGGCACCAGGGCGAATCCGACCGCGCGCCGGACCAGGCGGCGACCTACGCCGACCGCTTCAAGAAGTTCATCACGCAACTCCGCGCCGACCTCGGCGCGCCCGACGTGCCGGTGATCGTGGGCGAGATCGGACGTTTCTGCCCCAACGAAGGCCCGGTCAACGCCGCCCTGCGCAGTCTGCCCGCGCTCGTGCCGCATTGTGCCCTGGTTTCGTCGGATGGACTGCCCGGCCGCCCCGAGGAGCCGGAGGTGCTGCACTTCGAGTCGCCCGGTTTTCGCGAGCTCGGCCGCCGTTACGCGCAGGCGTGGCGGGAAATGAATATTCAGCGATAA
- a CDS encoding DUF885 domain-containing protein, with the protein MKLTHALAVFLLLPAALLAGDPAFDTWVDEFSAAWMRADPMAATEAQYFSGAEQDALDRQLTPYSVAARAAQVARAQAGLQRLAGFDRARLDATQRVSADMLRWQLETTVRNLSFSDHVFVFNQFSGVQRELVDFLSHTHPIRNRRDIENYLARLNLVAGYMNEARAQAKDRGDRGFLPPKFILSATLAQIDRFLEGGAEKNILVTTLDERAALLGDLPAADRAASVAAAAGIVRDAVLPAFTRVRALLEAQLAVATEDAGLWRLPGGREAYAAGLQHYTTTDLTPEKIHALGLAEVARIEAKMDGLFVSLGYKEGSIKERYDRLNQDLQPPADPDPRPALIARHEEILADAVKRSESLFDLRPAAPCVVKRIPPFSESSSANHYTTPAKDGTRPGIFWANLAGPVYRIPYMRTLTYHEGIPGHHFQIALQQELTELPRFRRDRIFGFISAHGEGWALYAEQLAAENNWYEGDTVGLIGQLEAELFRARRLVVDTGLHTMKWTRQQAIDYGMLPREVDRYVAAPGQACSYKIGMIRILELREKARRELGDRFNLKEFHNAVLRAGTVPLAVLETVVDDYIAAKQGRQVALY; encoded by the coding sequence ATGAAGCTTACCCACGCGCTTGCCGTGTTCCTCCTGTTGCCGGCCGCCCTCCTGGCCGGCGATCCCGCCTTCGACACCTGGGTGGACGAGTTCTCCGCCGCCTGGATGCGCGCCGACCCGATGGCCGCGACCGAGGCCCAGTATTTCAGCGGGGCCGAACAGGATGCCCTCGACCGGCAGCTCACGCCCTACTCCGTCGCCGCCCGCGCCGCCCAGGTGGCCCGCGCCCAAGCCGGCCTCCAACGCCTGGCCGGCTTCGACCGCGCCCGGCTCGACGCCACGCAGCGCGTCTCGGCCGACATGCTGCGCTGGCAGCTGGAAACCACCGTGCGCAACCTCTCCTTCTCGGACCATGTTTTTGTCTTCAACCAGTTTTCCGGCGTGCAGCGCGAGCTGGTCGATTTCCTGAGCCACACGCACCCCATCCGCAACCGGCGCGACATCGAGAACTACCTCGCGCGGCTCAATCTGGTCGCCGGCTACATGAACGAGGCGCGGGCTCAGGCCAAGGACCGCGGCGACCGCGGCTTTCTGCCCCCGAAGTTCATCCTCTCGGCCACGCTGGCGCAGATCGACCGGTTTCTCGAAGGCGGCGCGGAGAAAAACATCCTCGTGACCACGCTCGACGAACGCGCCGCACTGCTCGGCGACCTGCCCGCCGCGGATCGCGCAGCCTCCGTCGCGGCCGCCGCCGGCATCGTGCGCGACGCCGTGTTGCCCGCCTTCACCCGGGTTCGCGCCCTGCTCGAAGCCCAGCTGGCCGTGGCCACCGAGGATGCCGGCCTCTGGCGCCTGCCCGGCGGCCGCGAGGCCTACGCCGCGGGCCTCCAGCACTACACCACCACCGACCTGACCCCGGAAAAGATCCACGCCCTCGGCCTGGCCGAGGTGGCCCGCATCGAGGCCAAGATGGACGGCCTGTTCGTTTCGCTCGGCTACAAGGAAGGCTCCATCAAGGAGCGTTACGACCGGCTGAACCAGGACCTCCAGCCCCCCGCCGACCCCGACCCGCGCCCCGCCCTGATCGCGCGCCACGAGGAAATCCTCGCCGACGCCGTGAAGCGGTCGGAATCGCTCTTTGACCTGCGGCCCGCCGCCCCCTGCGTGGTGAAGCGCATTCCGCCGTTCTCCGAGAGCAGCTCCGCCAACCACTACACCACGCCGGCCAAGGACGGCACGCGCCCCGGCATTTTCTGGGCGAACCTCGCCGGTCCGGTCTATCGCATCCCTTACATGCGCACCCTCACCTACCACGAGGGCATCCCGGGCCACCACTTCCAGATCGCGCTCCAGCAGGAGCTGACGGAGCTCCCGCGCTTCCGGCGCGACCGGATCTTCGGTTTCATCTCCGCGCACGGCGAGGGCTGGGCGCTCTATGCCGAGCAGCTCGCCGCGGAGAACAACTGGTATGAGGGCGATACCGTCGGCCTGATCGGCCAGCTGGAGGCGGAACTCTTCCGCGCCCGCCGCCTGGTCGTGGACACCGGACTTCACACCATGAAGTGGACCCGCCAGCAGGCCATCGACTACGGCATGCTGCCGCGGGAGGTGGACCGCTACGTCGCCGCCCCCGGTCAGGCCTGCTCCTACAAGATCGGCATGATCCGCATCCTCGAACTGCGCGAGAAGGCCCGGCGGGAGCTGGGCGACCGGTTCAACCTGAAGGAATTTCACAACGCCGTGCTCCGTGCCGGCACCGTGCCGCTCGCCGTGCTCGAAACCGTGGTGGACGACTACATCGCCGCCAAGCAGGGCCGGCAAGTTGCGCTCTATTGA
- a CDS encoding AraC family transcriptional regulator, which translates to MRCNTRTNWEFYAVTDGRCAVSFRDGDKPVFQERTFWLFAPESPHAWLDDGRHSYRRLSIHFSSVPYPLDEIVRARGGWISRPLDDAAIRRLETIATALEPHFCNPVVASPLHHQRHLMDLCLLLLENDPSATQPLTLTDVASFRVERALSWYAEHLQRHPSVKEVADAIHVSPSHLRRLFAEVRQASPKELFRRVRLDKAQDLLGRTNLTLDEVARACGYTGASHFCREFKAVHRFTPSTWRRRLIDRFIKPLPAGIVPVREFSARPGERAMRA; encoded by the coding sequence ATGCGCTGCAACACGCGCACGAACTGGGAATTCTATGCCGTCACGGACGGACGCTGCGCGGTCAGTTTCCGCGACGGCGACAAGCCCGTCTTCCAGGAACGCACCTTCTGGCTCTTCGCCCCCGAGAGCCCGCATGCCTGGCTCGATGACGGCCGCCACAGCTACCGCCGCCTGTCGATCCATTTCAGCAGCGTGCCCTACCCGCTCGACGAGATCGTGCGCGCCCGCGGCGGCTGGATTTCCCGACCGCTCGACGACGCCGCCATCCGGCGCCTCGAGACCATCGCCACCGCCCTGGAGCCGCATTTCTGCAACCCGGTCGTCGCGAGCCCGCTCCACCACCAGCGCCACCTGATGGACCTCTGCCTGCTCCTGCTCGAAAACGATCCTTCGGCGACGCAGCCGCTCACTCTGACCGACGTGGCCAGCTTCCGCGTCGAGCGTGCCCTCTCCTGGTATGCCGAGCACCTGCAGCGGCATCCCTCCGTCAAGGAAGTGGCCGACGCCATCCACGTTTCCCCGAGTCACCTGCGCCGGCTCTTCGCCGAGGTGCGCCAGGCCAGCCCCAAGGAACTCTTCCGCCGCGTGCGCCTCGACAAGGCGCAGGACCTGCTCGGCCGCACCAACCTCACGCTCGACGAGGTCGCCCGCGCCTGCGGCTACACCGGCGCCAGCCACTTCTGCCGCGAGTTCAAGGCCGTGCACCGCTTCACGCCCTCCACGTGGCGCCGCCGCCTGATCGACCGCTTCATCAAACCCCTCCCCGCCGGCATCGTCCCCGTCCGCGAATTCAGCGCCCGCCCCGGCGAGCGCGCGATGCGCGCGTGA